A DNA window from Flavisolibacter ginsenosidimutans contains the following coding sequences:
- a CDS encoding RagB/SusD family nutrient uptake outer membrane protein encodes MKKIFFVVLAAIALPFAGCKKDAFLREKPEDFLTIDNAFLNAAQFRTGLNYLYYRLRENYILDDGDQRTVQFGSGADINFSQNDQNVWTNYSYLNGNAGWLKDLFNRQYEMINNANNILKQSENPDVKWASNTEKLQIQAEARFFRAWGYRFLSEMWGDMPLITEPVTVPNLAYSRDPREKVYAQCVEDFKFAAENLPKTTSEVGKLVSGAAYHFLSEMYIALADERGGADKSLYQASVDAASKVINSGDYRLMTSRFGYRSSIPGKDAFWDMFQMTKEDGTTNYSYQGGNKESLFIIHLDKFKTGGLPPQLSTRSDQERQYWPAMWGYTKFGFTGVAYDWMGRGVAWVRPTSYFLYDLWAKSGPEDTRNAEWNINRVLKVPNPNGTYQDLPDPSRNWPTAPQVITTLSGATITVQLHPGDTIRKDWLVTREDTMQRWYPRVMKMGSDWHYTTDPSNSFVQDYYVARLAETYLLRAEAYLKLGDLSNAAADINTVRARSNAKPVAPGNVDIDYILDERGRELYGEELRTLTLCRLKLYNSRTKRFGYSVCASTIDASTLKNNLFPIPQSVIDANYLRLFPQN; translated from the coding sequence ATGAAAAAGATATTTTTTGTCGTCCTTGCAGCAATTGCTCTTCCATTTGCCGGTTGTAAAAAGGATGCTTTCCTGCGCGAAAAGCCTGAGGACTTCCTAACTATCGACAATGCCTTTTTAAACGCTGCGCAGTTTCGCACAGGATTAAACTATTTGTACTATCGCCTGCGAGAGAATTACATTTTAGATGATGGTGATCAGCGTACCGTGCAATTTGGCAGCGGAGCCGACATCAACTTCAGCCAAAACGATCAAAACGTTTGGACCAACTATTCGTATTTAAACGGCAACGCCGGCTGGTTAAAAGACTTGTTTAACCGCCAGTATGAAATGATCAACAATGCCAACAACATTTTAAAGCAGTCGGAAAATCCCGATGTAAAGTGGGCAAGCAATACGGAGAAGTTGCAAATTCAGGCCGAGGCCCGTTTCTTCAGAGCTTGGGGCTATCGCTTCTTATCTGAAATGTGGGGCGACATGCCCTTGATTACCGAACCGGTTACCGTACCCAATCTGGCTTACAGCCGCGATCCCCGCGAAAAAGTCTATGCACAATGCGTTGAAGATTTCAAATTCGCTGCGGAGAACCTTCCCAAAACCACAAGCGAAGTTGGCAAATTAGTTAGCGGTGCGGCTTATCATTTTCTTTCCGAAATGTACATAGCCCTTGCCGATGAACGCGGCGGCGCCGATAAGTCACTTTATCAGGCGTCGGTAGATGCGGCCAGCAAGGTAATCAACAGCGGCGATTACCGCCTGATGACATCTCGTTTTGGTTACCGCTCTTCAATTCCCGGCAAAGACGCTTTTTGGGATATGTTTCAAATGACGAAAGAAGACGGAACCACCAATTACAGTTACCAGGGCGGTAATAAAGAATCGCTCTTTATCATTCATCTCGACAAGTTCAAAACAGGCGGCTTGCCGCCCCAGTTGAGTACCCGTTCCGACCAGGAAAGACAATACTGGCCGGCCATGTGGGGCTACACCAAATTTGGCTTTACCGGTGTTGCTTACGACTGGATGGGCCGCGGTGTGGCCTGGGTTCGGCCAACGAGTTATTTTCTTTATGACTTGTGGGCAAAATCAGGACCGGAAGATACACGCAACGCGGAATGGAACATTAACCGTGTATTAAAAGTTCCAAACCCGAACGGTACCTATCAGGATTTACCCGATCCAAGCAGAAACTGGCCAACCGCGCCGCAAGTAATTACGACTTTAAGCGGCGCAACCATCACCGTACAATTGCATCCCGGTGACACCATTCGGAAAGATTGGTTGGTAACCCGCGAAGACACCATGCAACGCTGGTATCCAAGAGTCATGAAAATGGGTTCTGACTGGCATTACACCACTGACCCAAGCAACTCTTTTGTGCAGGATTATTACGTAGCCCGTTTGGCGGAAACGTATTTGTTAAGGGCAGAAGCTTATTTGAAACTGGGCGACCTGTCGAATGCGGCGGCTGATATAAACACGGTAAGAGCCCGTTCCAATGCGAAGCCCGTGGCTCCAGGCAACGTTGACATTGATTACATTTTGGATGAAAGAGGACGTGAGCTTTACGGCGAAGAACTGCGAACGCTTACGCTTTGCCGGTTGAAGTTGTACAACAGCCGTACAAAGCGTTTTGGTTATTCTGTGTGCGCAAGCACCATTGATGCAAGCACTTTAAAAAATAACCTGTTTCCTATTCCGCAATCCGTTATTGATGCCAATTATCTGCGGTTGTTTCCACAAAACTAA
- a CDS encoding AraC family transcriptional regulator, with the protein MLRKSPVAQRKKDGFKGQKAIVLPGKIVQSCEDSPLISNLFITDIGFYPKAKFHYRKRSVGISQHILIYCVDGKGWVQLDGQEYDVKSGQYFVVPAEMVHQYGSDEDAPWSIYWLHFKGRLANDYTSQLTRNKTKFVASVNFSEERTRLFDSMYATLENGYSADNLGYINMCLWYFLSSFCYDDIFHVPSGNAEKDAIDLSIEFMQQNIEHTLSLRELAAEAHISPSHYAALFKKKTGYPPLEYFNHIKVQKACQYLHFTNLQIKEIAYKVGICDPYYFSRFFSNIMGVSPLEYRNRKH; encoded by the coding sequence ATGTTACGGAAGTCACCGGTTGCGCAGCGAAAGAAAGACGGATTCAAGGGGCAGAAAGCCATCGTGTTGCCAGGGAAGATTGTGCAAAGCTGTGAGGACTCGCCTTTGATCAGCAACCTCTTTATAACAGACATCGGCTTCTACCCAAAAGCAAAATTTCATTACCGCAAACGGTCTGTTGGCATTTCGCAGCACATTCTTATTTACTGTGTTGACGGCAAAGGATGGGTGCAGCTTGACGGCCAGGAATACGACGTAAAGTCAGGACAATATTTTGTCGTTCCCGCAGAAATGGTTCACCAATATGGTTCCGACGAAGATGCACCGTGGTCTATTTACTGGTTGCATTTCAAAGGACGGTTGGCTAACGATTATACATCGCAATTAACCAGGAATAAAACAAAGTTTGTCGCCTCGGTTAATTTTTCGGAAGAACGCACCCGCTTGTTCGACTCGATGTATGCAACGCTGGAAAATGGTTATAGTGCCGATAACCTTGGCTACATAAACATGTGTCTGTGGTATTTTCTTTCTTCGTTTTGTTACGACGATATTTTTCACGTGCCGTCCGGCAATGCGGAAAAAGATGCGATTGATTTGTCAATTGAGTTCATGCAGCAGAACATAGAGCATACGCTTTCGTTGCGGGAACTCGCTGCAGAAGCGCATATCTCTCCCTCGCACTACGCTGCTTTGTTTAAAAAGAAGACAGGTTATCCGCCGCTGGAATATTTCAATCACATCAAGGTGCAGAAAGCCTGTCAATACCTGCATTTTACAAACCTGCAGATAAAAGAAATTGCGTACAAAGTCGGCATCTGCGATCCCTATTATTTTTCCCGCTTCTTCAGCAACATCATGGGCGTGTCGCCGCTGGAATACCGCAACCGCAAGCATTAA
- a CDS encoding SusC/RagA family TonB-linked outer membrane protein, whose product MNTSFQILYFNADVMNHLPQKIKLALAGKFVVLLTALLFVSNCLFAQQITVRGKVQEAGTLTPLVGATVSVNGKAGGTITGPGGAFSIKASVGDQLSVEHIGYTKATVPVNNSGQITITLEVSVQTLDDVVVVGYGTQKKKDLTGAIASVKLENSPLANLPNVNLLDALKGSVPGLDIGTVNAAGSNPSINIRGQNSISASNSPLIILDGVVFLGSFNEINPADIATVDVLKDASASAIYGSLAANGVVLITTKRGKTEKPTISLAANAGTQAPTNRPDMLTPDGYIQLRKDRFLADNPNSVYDINTNLPLYELEAYKKGLTVDWTKEITRTAPFKNFTLSVAGATNRFNYYVSGEYMDQKGIAVGDQFRRYTFLAKMESRITDWLRTGLNVGFTYKNADGISADYNLATIASPYGFKYVHDRGTAALGFENFPDQFERYPQGQTTTSNPLWNTQQYNEDRNQNYRSIAFARIDAPWVKGLSYTFNYSINRWEGHSANFQHENMFVNTMLLSELSSPTSHLVDANGNKSNPTRTDWYLNHLVNFKRLVGDHSFDVTLLEEEQSRSTTNLVITAKDFSGSGSSVLGSNALELGNPANYSVNTDAGKLNQMASLARLNYAYKGKYLASFSIRQDGYSGYAEGHKYGVFRAGAVAWSIGEEPYIRRNYKYIDNLKLRLSYGENGNPSIGAYQTFPTINANNTILLGGTTQRVVFLNNLANKNLNWEKTTALNLGLDFGIFKNFLSGTINVYNSNTTDLLLTRAIPIMNGFTTVLDNIGKVNNKGVELQLNLQAVRSREFTWSTGFNFWLNRNKIVSLYGLDANKDGKEDDDVANSRFIGKSLGAVYTYVMDGIIQKDDAAFIAVYGGKPGDIKFRDLNNDGKIDANDRTIVGYSKPNFTMTLSNTLAYKGVELYFLFNFIAGGGKDNWYLGNNTYAYYPNALYGGTAATWLNKPYWTPNNPSNTVTSVNYNNSAYGYSFPNGRQFVRLQDVALSYTIPSSILSRAHISAMKVYVSGKNLATFTNWEGLDPETATTFAGSGSGLPTFRIITFGLNASF is encoded by the coding sequence ATGAACACGTCTTTTCAAATCCTTTATTTTAATGCTGATGTTATGAATCATCTTCCTCAAAAGATCAAGCTTGCCCTTGCCGGTAAGTTTGTGGTTTTATTGACTGCTTTGCTATTTGTATCAAATTGCCTTTTTGCGCAGCAAATCACTGTTCGCGGTAAAGTGCAGGAGGCCGGAACGCTGACACCGCTTGTTGGCGCAACGGTTTCTGTAAACGGAAAAGCCGGCGGAACTATCACCGGTCCTGGCGGCGCCTTTAGTATCAAGGCTTCCGTTGGTGATCAACTTTCGGTGGAACATATTGGCTATACAAAAGCAACGGTGCCCGTAAACAATTCAGGACAAATCACCATAACGCTGGAAGTTTCCGTGCAAACGCTGGACGATGTGGTGGTTGTGGGTTACGGCACGCAAAAAAAGAAAGATCTCACCGGCGCTATTGCTTCGGTTAAGCTGGAAAATTCACCTCTTGCCAATTTGCCTAACGTCAACCTGTTGGACGCGTTGAAAGGCTCGGTGCCAGGTTTAGACATCGGCACTGTTAACGCTGCCGGCAGCAATCCAAGCATCAATATTCGCGGACAAAATTCAATCAGTGCGTCTAACTCACCACTTATCATTCTCGATGGCGTTGTGTTCCTGGGAAGCTTTAATGAAATAAATCCCGCAGACATTGCCACGGTTGATGTTTTAAAAGACGCAAGTGCCAGTGCTATTTATGGTTCGCTTGCTGCGAATGGCGTGGTTTTAATTACCACCAAACGTGGCAAAACAGAGAAGCCAACAATCTCATTGGCCGCGAATGCCGGTACGCAAGCGCCTACTAACCGGCCAGACATGTTGACCCCGGATGGATACATTCAACTACGTAAGGACCGCTTTTTGGCCGACAATCCAAACAGTGTTTACGACATCAATACAAATCTTCCACTGTACGAACTGGAAGCCTACAAAAAAGGCCTAACCGTAGATTGGACGAAGGAAATTACCCGAACCGCGCCGTTTAAAAATTTTACATTGAGTGTAGCCGGCGCGACCAACCGGTTTAATTATTACGTGTCGGGTGAATACATGGATCAAAAAGGAATTGCGGTCGGCGATCAATTTCGCCGTTATACTTTTCTTGCCAAAATGGAATCCAGAATTACTGATTGGTTAAGAACCGGGTTAAATGTTGGTTTTACATATAAGAATGCAGACGGCATTTCCGCTGATTACAATTTAGCGACCATTGCCAGCCCGTACGGTTTTAAATATGTGCATGACAGAGGAACTGCGGCGCTGGGCTTTGAAAATTTTCCGGATCAGTTCGAACGCTATCCACAGGGGCAGACGACGACGTCAAACCCATTGTGGAACACGCAACAATATAATGAAGACCGCAACCAGAATTACCGCAGCATCGCCTTTGCACGCATTGATGCTCCGTGGGTGAAAGGTCTATCGTACACGTTCAACTATTCAATCAACAGGTGGGAAGGCCATTCGGCGAACTTCCAGCACGAAAACATGTTCGTCAACACGATGTTGTTAAGCGAACTTTCTTCGCCCACATCACACCTCGTGGATGCGAACGGCAACAAATCAAATCCAACAAGAACCGATTGGTACCTGAACCACTTGGTTAATTTTAAAAGACTCGTTGGCGACCACTCTTTTGATGTGACCTTGCTGGAAGAAGAACAGAGCCGCTCAACCACCAACTTGGTTATTACGGCCAAAGACTTTTCCGGTTCGGGCAGTTCTGTGTTGGGAAGTAACGCACTTGAACTTGGCAATCCGGCCAACTATTCCGTGAATACAGACGCCGGCAAGCTGAATCAAATGGCTTCCCTGGCGCGTTTGAATTATGCGTACAAAGGAAAGTATCTCGCCAGCTTTTCCATTCGGCAAGACGGCTATTCTGGTTATGCCGAAGGCCACAAGTACGGCGTCTTCCGGGCCGGCGCCGTTGCCTGGAGCATTGGAGAAGAGCCGTACATCCGTCGCAACTACAAATACATTGACAACCTGAAGCTGCGCTTGTCCTACGGCGAAAACGGAAATCCATCCATCGGCGCTTACCAAACATTCCCCACCATCAACGCAAACAATACCATTCTTCTTGGCGGCACAACGCAACGCGTTGTTTTCCTAAACAACCTGGCAAACAAAAACCTGAACTGGGAAAAAACAACGGCGTTGAACCTTGGGCTTGACTTTGGAATTTTCAAGAACTTCCTGAGCGGCACCATCAACGTTTACAATTCCAACACGACCGATCTTTTGCTCACAAGGGCCATTCCCATCATGAACGGATTTACTACGGTGTTGGACAACATTGGCAAGGTGAATAACAAAGGCGTTGAACTGCAATTGAATTTGCAGGCCGTTCGTTCGCGGGAGTTTACCTGGAGCACGGGTTTCAACTTCTGGCTGAACCGGAACAAAATTGTTAGCTTGTACGGACTGGATGCGAACAAAGACGGAAAAGAAGACGATGACGTGGCCAACTCTCGCTTTATCGGCAAATCGCTTGGCGCAGTATATACTTATGTTATGGACGGCATCATTCAAAAAGACGATGCGGCCTTCATTGCTGTGTACGGCGGAAAACCCGGCGACATCAAGTTTCGTGATTTGAACAACGACGGAAAAATTGATGCGAATGACCGCACAATCGTTGGCTACAGTAAGCCAAACTTTACAATGACCCTGTCAAACACGCTTGCCTACAAAGGTGTGGAACTTTACTTCCTCTTTAATTTTATTGCCGGCGGCGGTAAAGACAACTGGTACCTTGGTAACAATACCTACGCCTATTACCCGAACGCACTTTACGGCGGAACAGCGGCAACCTGGTTGAACAAACCTTACTGGACGCCGAATAATCCATCCAATACGGTAACCAGCGTTAATTACAACAACTCGGCTTACGGTTATTCTTTCCCGAACGGAAGACAGTTTGTACGGTTGCAGGATGTGGCTTTGTCTTACACCATTCCTTCGTCCATTTTAAGCAGGGCACACATTTCAGCCATGAAGGTGTACGTATCGGGTAAAAACCTGGCTACGTTTACCAATTGGGAAGGACTGGACCCCGAAACCGCCACCACCTTTGCGGGTTCTGGTTCCGGACTGCCCACGTTCCGCATCATCACCTTCGGTTTGAATGCAAGTTTCTAA
- a CDS encoding glycoside hydrolase family 31 protein, with amino-acid sequence MKAPIYFLFLFLWFAKALQAQGDVSVTTFAPGVIKLSFGKPDTFAPYNFCTEKPRVSEMKDVAMADLPFVLKDVKIEVNERGVQVRIPLNNEEQLYGFGMQIGSFEQRGLRKRPIVNDHPVSDIGFSHAPQPFYLSTAGYGVLVNTSRYVTFLCGSNQELLQQTSESNAKEGLKFTPEELYAQQSPKHSAVWIDIPNAKGVELFFFQGTTLKESVQRYNLFSGGGGLPPLWGLGIKYRTKGDFTQDDVLKMAKYFRSHNIPCDVLGLEPGWHSNSYSCSYVWSDKFPRPQAMIDSLKGMNLRLNLWEHAYVNPRAPFYSDLKNLSGNFLVWRGLVPDFVNPNAAKIFADYHEQNLVDKGIASFKLDECDNSDITQGKATWGFPDLTKFPSGIDGEQMHQLFGTLYAKTLFDIYKKRNQRTYFDYRSSNVFTSSLPAVLYSDIYGHNDYISMISTASFGGLLWSPELRDSKNETDFIRRLQTMLLAPQAVVDAWFLKNTPWFQLDRKLNNEDVRYEGADKLEELVRSLFNERMSFIPYLYSSFYDYYEKGIPPFRPLVMDYPADKKVRPISSQFMIGQNIMAAPTTMDSNARTVYFPQGLWFDYYTHQQYEGGKSYQLNIPFDKLPLFVKSGSIIPVATPVNFIDDKTVFDITCKVFGSNPSAFLLFEDDGTSFNFQKGNANLISLRVANGKGSVERKGTYKDRRYVIKSWEFFK; translated from the coding sequence ATGAAAGCCCCAATTTATTTTTTGTTTTTGTTCTTGTGGTTTGCAAAAGCATTGCAGGCACAAGGTGATGTTTCGGTAACAACGTTTGCACCAGGTGTGATAAAACTATCGTTTGGCAAACCCGACACCTTTGCACCGTACAACTTTTGTACTGAAAAGCCAAGGGTGAGCGAGATGAAGGATGTAGCCATGGCAGACCTTCCGTTTGTTTTAAAGGATGTAAAAATCGAGGTGAACGAAAGAGGTGTGCAGGTTCGCATACCGTTGAACAATGAGGAGCAACTCTACGGTTTCGGAATGCAAATCGGTAGCTTTGAGCAACGCGGTTTGCGCAAGCGGCCAATTGTGAATGATCATCCGGTATCTGACATTGGCTTTAGTCATGCGCCGCAACCGTTTTATCTTTCAACGGCCGGTTATGGTGTATTGGTGAACACATCTCGCTATGTTACTTTTCTCTGCGGTTCAAACCAGGAGCTGTTACAGCAAACTTCGGAATCGAATGCAAAAGAAGGGCTCAAATTCACTCCCGAAGAATTATATGCGCAGCAGTCGCCAAAGCATTCCGCCGTTTGGATAGACATACCGAACGCAAAAGGCGTTGAACTCTTTTTCTTTCAGGGTACAACGTTGAAGGAAAGCGTGCAACGCTACAATCTTTTTTCGGGCGGCGGCGGCTTGCCTCCGCTGTGGGGATTGGGCATCAAGTACCGAACAAAGGGTGATTTTACGCAGGACGATGTTTTGAAAATGGCTAAGTATTTCCGTTCGCACAACATTCCTTGCGACGTGCTTGGGCTGGAGCCCGGGTGGCACAGCAACTCGTATTCCTGCTCTTACGTGTGGTCAGATAAATTTCCTCGTCCGCAGGCGATGATTGACAGCCTCAAAGGCATGAACCTTCGCCTCAATCTTTGGGAACACGCTTATGTAAATCCACGTGCGCCTTTTTACAGCGACTTGAAGAATTTATCAGGTAATTTTTTGGTGTGGCGCGGTTTGGTTCCTGATTTTGTTAATCCAAACGCCGCGAAAATTTTTGCAGACTACCATGAACAGAATTTAGTAGACAAAGGCATTGCTTCGTTCAAATTGGATGAATGCGACAACTCTGACATTACACAAGGCAAGGCAACCTGGGGCTTTCCGGATTTGACAAAATTCCCATCCGGTATTGACGGCGAACAGATGCACCAACTGTTTGGTACGTTATATGCCAAAACTTTGTTTGACATCTATAAAAAGCGAAACCAGCGTACCTATTTCGATTACCGTTCTTCCAATGTTTTTACGTCATCGCTACCGGCTGTTTTGTACAGCGATATTTACGGGCACAACGATTACATCAGCATGATCTCAACGGCTTCTTTCGGTGGTTTGCTTTGGTCGCCGGAGTTGCGTGATTCAAAAAACGAAACGGATTTTATCCGCCGTTTGCAAACAATGTTGCTGGCGCCGCAAGCCGTTGTCGACGCGTGGTTTTTAAAGAATACGCCTTGGTTTCAACTGGACCGCAAATTGAACAACGAAGACGTTCGCTACGAAGGCGCCGATAAGCTGGAAGAATTGGTTCGCAGCTTATTCAATGAGCGTATGTCGTTCATTCCTTACCTCTATTCTTCGTTTTATGATTATTACGAAAAAGGAATTCCGCCCTTTCGTCCGTTGGTGATGGATTATCCTGCCGATAAAAAAGTGCGTCCAATTTCTAGCCAGTTTATGATCGGGCAAAACATAATGGCTGCACCAACAACGATGGACAGTAATGCGAGAACCGTTTATTTTCCCCAAGGCCTCTGGTTCGATTATTACACGCATCAGCAATACGAAGGCGGCAAGAGTTATCAATTGAACATTCCGTTTGATAAACTTCCCCTCTTTGTAAAGTCTGGCTCCATCATACCGGTGGCAACGCCGGTAAATTTTATAGATGATAAAACAGTGTTTGATATAACGTGCAAAGTCTTTGGAAGCAACCCTTCGGCATTTTTGCTTTTTGAAGATGATGGAACCAGCTTCAATTTTCAAAAAGGAAACGCCAATTTAATTTCCTTACGTGTTGCCAATGGAAAAGGGTCGGTGGAAAGAAAAGGCACGTATAAAGACAGGCGATATGTTATCAAAAGCTGGGAATTTTTTAAGTAG
- a CDS encoding acetylxylan esterase, translated as MTGILKAKTLCVVCLLLLWSAALFAQTPDTSVSVKLDHPEWKYNVGEKAFFSIAVQCDGKEMANTVVHVEIGPEKMQPFVSKDTLLKNGRLIINGGTLAQPGFLRCTVTAKIDGKLYKGMATAAFSPESIVATAQLPTDFAAFWKNTIEQARKISFNTRMTLLPDRSTSVLNVYEVSIQSYRSGSRLYGILCVPKKDGHYPVVLKVPGAGVRAYRGDTALAEKGVITFEIGIHGIPVTLPNEVYYNLAFGPLYEYYFANINNRDQYYYKRVYAGCVRAVDFLLSLPQADSSRVAVYGGSQGGALAIVTAALHEKVRYVAALYPALSDLTGYLHGRAGGWPHVFSPSLHAAYENPDAIKTAGYYDVVNFARLLNVPGWYSWGYNDETCPPTTAYAVYNNIHAPKQLLVTKETGHWMSPLQAEEVSRWLLNVLQAGQ; from the coding sequence ATGACCGGAATCTTAAAAGCTAAGACGCTTTGCGTTGTTTGTTTGCTGCTGTTGTGGTCTGCTGCACTCTTTGCGCAAACGCCGGATACTTCTGTTTCAGTCAAGTTGGATCATCCCGAATGGAAATACAACGTCGGTGAAAAAGCTTTTTTCTCAATCGCTGTTCAGTGTGATGGAAAGGAAATGGCCAACACCGTTGTGCACGTAGAAATTGGTCCCGAAAAAATGCAGCCTTTCGTTTCCAAAGACACATTGCTTAAAAATGGACGCCTGATCATAAATGGCGGAACGCTTGCGCAGCCGGGCTTTTTGCGTTGCACCGTTACGGCAAAAATAGACGGGAAACTTTACAAAGGAATGGCCACGGCTGCCTTTTCGCCGGAGAGTATTGTTGCAACCGCGCAACTGCCAACAGACTTTGCTGCGTTTTGGAAAAATACCATCGAACAAGCAAGGAAAATTTCATTCAATACACGAATGACGCTTTTGCCGGATAGAAGCACAAGTGTTTTGAATGTTTACGAAGTTTCCATTCAAAGCTACCGGTCCGGATCACGATTGTACGGCATCTTGTGTGTGCCAAAAAAAGATGGACATTATCCAGTTGTATTGAAGGTTCCGGGTGCCGGCGTTCGTGCTTACCGCGGTGACACGGCTTTGGCTGAAAAGGGCGTCATTACATTCGAGATCGGCATTCACGGTATACCGGTTACCTTGCCCAACGAAGTGTATTACAACCTTGCATTCGGGCCGTTGTACGAATATTATTTCGCAAACATCAACAACAGGGATCAATATTATTACAAACGCGTTTATGCGGGTTGCGTTCGCGCCGTTGATTTTCTTTTGTCCTTGCCGCAGGCAGACAGTTCACGTGTGGCCGTTTACGGCGGAAGCCAGGGCGGCGCTTTGGCAATTGTAACAGCAGCCTTGCATGAAAAGGTTCGCTACGTAGCAGCATTGTACCCGGCTTTAAGTGACCTTACTGGTTATTTGCACGGAAGGGCAGGAGGGTGGCCGCATGTGTTTAGTCCATCACTACATGCCGCTTACGAAAATCCGGATGCAATAAAAACGGCAGGTTATTACGACGTCGTAAACTTTGCCCGTTTATTGAACGTGCCGGGATGGTACTCCTGGGGATACAACGACGAAACCTGTCCACCCACGACGGCCTACGCGGTTTACAACAACATTCACGCACCAAAGCAATTGCTTGTTACAAAAGAAACCGGTCACTGGATGTCGCCCTTGCAGGCGGAAGAAGTCAGCCGCTGGCTTTTGAATGTGTTACAGGCCGGACAATAA